One window of Inquilinus sp. Marseille-Q2685 genomic DNA carries:
- a CDS encoding amino acid deaminase, with translation MADGIIDMLHDGIRGVPPGAGPIPLDEVAAQGWHPAEGAMSLPVLTLDEDAFAANRALMLRYAAEQGAAIAPHAKTPMAPALAASLVAAGAWGTTVADIRQAAVMLRAGLNRLLLANQVGGLGGARRLARLHEAYPRAEIYAFVDSPEAAAALDAAWREARLAPLPVLVEVGAGRAGARDLAAAERVIAAVKASEGRLRLAGIGAYEGAAATADAERTQAAIAGLAALAAEAFGKVRAAVGPQAPLILTAGGSTYFDLIVRHLGPVAAADGKARLVLRSGAIFFHDHGIYKRGLAALDARQGFRLGGEPASASEGFRPALRIWAEVLSRPEPGLAVCGMGMRDVSHDQDLPTPLRLHRDGKPAHGFAGPNEARVAKLNDQHAFLALGAGSPVAVGDVVEFGISHPCTCLDRWRVIWGVDGRGRVRAAYPTCFG, from the coding sequence GTGGCCGACGGGATCATCGACATGCTGCATGACGGCATCCGGGGCGTGCCGCCGGGCGCCGGGCCGATCCCGCTGGACGAAGTGGCGGCGCAGGGCTGGCACCCGGCCGAGGGCGCGATGTCGCTGCCGGTGCTGACCCTGGACGAGGACGCCTTCGCCGCCAACCGCGCCCTGATGCTGCGCTATGCGGCGGAGCAGGGGGCGGCGATCGCACCGCATGCCAAGACGCCGATGGCGCCGGCGCTGGCAGCCTCGCTGGTCGCGGCCGGGGCCTGGGGCACCACGGTGGCGGACATCCGCCAGGCTGCGGTGATGCTGCGCGCCGGGCTGAACCGGCTGCTGCTGGCCAACCAGGTCGGCGGCCTGGGCGGCGCGCGCCGCCTGGCCCGGCTGCACGAGGCCTATCCCCGGGCCGAGATCTACGCCTTCGTCGATTCCCCGGAGGCCGCCGCGGCGCTCGACGCCGCCTGGCGCGAGGCGCGGCTGGCGCCGCTGCCGGTGCTGGTCGAGGTCGGGGCCGGCCGCGCCGGCGCCCGCGACCTGGCGGCGGCGGAGCGGGTGATCGCCGCGGTCAAGGCCAGCGAGGGCCGGCTGCGCCTGGCCGGAATCGGCGCCTATGAGGGCGCGGCGGCGACGGCGGATGCGGAGCGCACACAGGCGGCGATCGCCGGTCTCGCCGCGCTGGCGGCGGAGGCGTTCGGCAAGGTCCGCGCCGCCGTCGGGCCGCAGGCGCCGCTGATCCTGACCGCCGGCGGATCCACCTATTTCGACCTGATCGTGCGGCATCTCGGTCCCGTCGCGGCCGCCGACGGCAAGGCCCGGCTGGTGCTGCGCAGCGGCGCGATCTTCTTCCACGACCACGGCATCTACAAGCGCGGCCTGGCCGCGCTGGACGCCCGGCAGGGCTTCCGCCTGGGCGGCGAGCCCGCCAGCGCATCGGAGGGCTTCCGCCCGGCGCTGCGGATCTGGGCCGAGGTGCTGTCGCGGCCCGAGCCCGGCCTCGCCGTCTGCGGCATGGGCATGCGCGACGTCTCCCACGACCAGGACCTGCCGACGCCGCTGCGCCTGCACCGCGACGGCAAGCCGGCACACGGCTTCGCCGGGCCGAACGAGGCGAGGGTGGCGAAGCTGAACGACCAGCACGCCTTCCTGGCGCTGGGCGCCGGCAGCCCGGTCGCGGTCGGCGACGTGGTCGAGTTCGGCATCTCCCACCCCTGCACCTGCCTCGACCGCTGGCGGGTGATCTGGGGCGTCGACGGCCGGGGCCGCGTCCGGGCCGCCTATCCCACCTGCTTCGGCTGA